One genomic window of Fusarium verticillioides 7600 chromosome 2, whole genome shotgun sequence includes the following:
- a CDS encoding hypothetical protein (At least one base has a quality score < 10) — MAMDALKNLVNNVPDWLQRLDDLSGQIDRRQAELAAVAAAEGKSAETKSLRNKGSTESLKPKDDPPVVHAEAPANKDILEDGVGDNTAQTPVKPETPKVHTPSPGSIRQQQEIIKAAQARARAQVRKKPKSPSMMSNEDAPTAYRTRSMIIVYYDSYVQSFFDDLVRFVSSSRNLMRKAKMAARVAQIKKLAEQDVSEDGSNDDALPSLRYMSSRRFGPMSISRPGAGDQPPDVYDKLDKGLEFVQSMCEHGAHQFLRDGDCNDEISKVQKRLTEVLEMAKTEMERVEREEPELAKETGEMGKVRTRRPISMRRDMAVGLKESSPTPTKEENKLEPAKLEAAEPIIPADPMAPMAVDPNIMEADEGIDVDMELPKLQYRSTRAMRSRGP, encoded by the coding sequence ATGGCTATGGATGCGCTTAAGAATCTTGTCAATAACGTTCCGGACTGGTTACAGCGACTTGACGACCTCAGTGGCCAGATCGACCGACGCCAGGCCGAGCTGGCCGCTGTTGCTGCCGCGGAGGGCAAAAGTGCGGAGACAAAGTCGCTTCGCAACAAAGGCTCAACCGAGTCACTCAAGCCTAAAGATGATCCTCCAGTAGTTCACGCCGAGGCCCCAGCGAATAAGGACATCCTCGAAGATGGCGTAGGTGACAACACAGCACAGACACCAGTCAAGCCCGAGACACCCAAGGTGCATACCCCAAGCCCTGGTTCCATTCGTCAGCAAcaagagatcatcaaagccGCACAAGCCAGAGCACGAGCTCAGGTTAGGAAGAAGCCTAAGTCGCCATCTATGATGTCCAACGAAGACGCCCCTACCGCTTATCGAACACGGAGCATGATCATTGTTTACTATGATAGCTATGTTCAGAGCTTCTTTGACGATCTTGTGAGGTTTGTCTCGTCAAGTCGGAACCTGATGcgcaaagccaagatggccGCAAGAGTTGCccagatcaagaaacttgcGGAGCAAGACGTATCAGAGGATGGAAGTAATGACGACGCTCTCCCTTCACTACGATACATGAGCAGCAGGCGATTCGGCCCTATGTCAATATCTCGACCCGGTGCTGGCGACCAACCACCAGACGTATACGATAAGCTGGATAAGGGCCTCGAATTTGTGCAGAGCATGTGTGAGCACGGTGCTCATCAGTTCCTTCGCGATGGCGACTGCAACGACGAGATCAGCAAAGTACAGAAACGACTGACTGAGGTTctcgagatggccaagacggAAATGGAGCGCGTAGAGCGCGAAGAGCCTGAACTAGCAAAGGAAACAGGCGAGATGGGCAAAGTCCGGACACGGCGGCCCATAAGTATGCGTCGCGACATGGCCGTTGGCTTGAAGGAGAGCAGCCCGACACCTACTAAGGAGGAGAACAAGTTGGAGCCCGCAaagctcgaggctgccgAACCTATTATCCCAGCAGATCCCATGGCACCTATGGCTGTGGATCCAAATATTATGGAAGCCGACGAAGGCATCGATGTCGATATGGAACTTCCCAAACTGCAATATCGATCAACCCGGGCGATGCGCAGTCGTGGACCATAG